A window of the Lactobacillus amylovorus DSM 20531 genome harbors these coding sequences:
- the thiI gene encoding tRNA uracil 4-sulfurtransferase ThiI has translation MEYTEVMVRYGELSTKGKNRKDFINRLATNVERVLKDFPQIEFHPRHDRMHIILNGAPFAEVDKRLKKVFGIQTYSPAIKIPKTLEDIEKTSLELMNETFKPGMTFKVNTKRSDHKFEYDTNQLNNLVGDYLFDHIDHLKAEMKHPDLVLRIEVRQDAVYISNQLLHGVGGMPVGTAGKAVMMLSGGIDSPVASWLALKRGVDIEMVHFFSPPYTTEKALAKAKELTGILANYAGKINFIAVPFAEIQETIKEKLPEGYLMTVQRRFMLQLADRIRAMRGGLAIFNGESVGQVASQTLQSMVAINDVTTTPVIRPVATMDKTEIIAKAEEIGTFDLSIQPFEDCCTIFAPPRPKTKPKLEKAREYEARLDVEGLIQRALDGIEVTPIYPNEKFLDDKAQEDASLL, from the coding sequence ATGGAATATACAGAAGTTATGGTCCGTTACGGGGAGCTCTCAACTAAGGGAAAGAACAGAAAGGACTTTATCAATCGTTTGGCAACCAACGTTGAAAGAGTATTGAAGGATTTTCCTCAAATTGAATTCCACCCACGTCACGACCGCATGCACATCATTTTAAACGGTGCGCCATTTGCTGAAGTTGATAAACGCCTGAAAAAGGTGTTTGGTATTCAAACCTACTCACCAGCAATTAAAATTCCTAAAACCTTGGAAGATATTGAAAAAACTTCTTTGGAATTAATGAATGAAACTTTTAAGCCAGGCATGACTTTTAAGGTAAATACTAAGCGTAGTGATCACAAGTTTGAATACGACACTAATCAACTTAACAATTTGGTTGGTGATTACTTATTTGATCATATCGATCACTTGAAGGCTGAAATGAAGCATCCAGATTTAGTACTTAGAATTGAAGTACGCCAAGACGCTGTTTACATTTCAAACCAACTTCTTCACGGTGTTGGCGGTATGCCTGTAGGTACTGCTGGTAAGGCAGTGATGATGCTTTCAGGTGGTATTGATTCGCCAGTTGCTTCATGGCTTGCTTTGAAGCGCGGGGTAGATATTGAAATGGTTCACTTCTTTAGCCCTCCTTACACTACTGAAAAGGCATTGGCTAAGGCTAAGGAACTTACTGGTATTTTGGCAAATTATGCAGGTAAAATTAATTTTATTGCTGTCCCATTTGCTGAAATTCAAGAAACCATTAAGGAAAAGTTGCCTGAAGGCTACTTGATGACTGTTCAACGCCGTTTCATGCTTCAACTTGCTGATCGTATCCGTGCAATGCGCGGTGGCTTAGCAATCTTTAACGGTGAATCAGTTGGTCAAGTTGCTTCTCAAACTTTACAATCAATGGTTGCCATCAATGATGTAACTACCACGCCAGTTATTCGTCCAGTAGCTACAATGGACAAGACTGAAATCATTGCTAAGGCTGAAGAAATTGGTACCTTTGATCTTTCAATTCAACCATTTGAAGATTGCTGTACTATTTTTGCTCCACCACGTCCTAAGACTAAGCCAAAGCTTGAAAAAGCTCGCGAATATGAAGCTCGTCTTGATGTGGAAGGACTTATTCAAAGAGCTTTGGATGGTATTGAAGTTACACCAATTTATCCAAACGAAAAATTCTTGGACGATAAGGCTCAAGAAGACGCAAGCTTATTGTAA